The Thermodesulfobacteriota bacterium nucleotide sequence TTGAAAATGGTCTGAGCCCCCGAGATCATGACCTGATGACCTCCACCTTTCCGGAGGCCTGCTCCACTTTTTTGACCGCGGCCAGGCTTGCCCGGTGGACCCGGATCGTCATCGGATGTTCAAGGTCCCCGTCGGAGAGGAGTTTGATCGTCTCCCCTTTTCGACAGAGACCGGCGGCGACCAAGCGTTCCGGGTCAACGATCGCATCTTTTTCGAAGCGGTTGAGGTCCCGGAGATGGATGATGGAGACCTTCTCCTTGAAGGGGTTCCGGAACCCCCGCTTGGGCAGCCGCCTCTGAAGCGGCATCTGGCCACCCTCAAATCCGGCCTTGGGACCTCCGCCGGACCGAGCCCGCTGGCCTTTATGGCCCTTGCAGGCGGTCTTGCCGTGGCCAGACCCGGGCCCCCTTCCCACCCGTTTCCTCTTCTTCCTCGATCCCTCCGCGGGTTTCAGTTCAGAAAGTCTCATCGCCTATGCCTCTTCTCCTTGGTCGATCAATTCGACGAGATGGGGAACCTGCTGGATCATGCCCCGTATGGTCGGATGATCCGGAAGGAGTCGGACCTGGTTCAGTCGTTTGAATCCGAGGGCCTTGATGATCCTCTTCTGCGGTTCCGGTCGGCCGATGACGCTCCGTTTCCATCTCACCCGAATCCTTCTCTCTCCCTCGGTTTGCGCCGTCATGATCCCTGACCTCTCAGCTTGGATTCTCCTTGGAGGCCTTCCTCATCTGAAGAACCTCCTCCGGGTATTTCAACTGGCTGATGGCCGCCATCGTGGCCTTCACCAAATTGTAGGGGTTGTTGGACCCAAGGGATTTGGTCAGAATGTTTTCGATGCCGGCCGACTCCGCAATGGCCCTCACCGCGGCGCCTGCGATCACCCCCGTTCCCTCCGATGCGGGCTTCAAGAGGACCTTGGAGGCTCCAAATTTGCCCATGACCTCATACGGGATGGTCTTGTTGACCAGGGGGACTTTGATCAAGCTCCGCTTCGCATGTTCCACCGCCTTCCGGATGGCCTCCGGGACCTCGTTCGCCTTTCCCATGCCACTTCCCACATGGCCTTGGCCATCGCCCACGACGACCAGGGCGCTGAAACTGAACCGCCTGCCGCCTTTGACCACTTTGGCCACCCGGCGAATGTCCACGACCCGGTCTGTCAACTCCAACGTGCTTGGATCAATCTTTGGCAATGTCGCTCCCTCCCGAGAAGGATTTCCGAGGGACGGGCCCGGAGTTGCGGAATGTCCTTAAGAGGATCCTCTTCCAATCCCTTTTGGACGATGGGGCTGTTCCGCAAGGGCCCTCCCGGTCAAAAGATGAGCCCTCCTGCCCTTGCGGCTTCGGCCAGGGCCTTCACCCTTCCGTGGTAGAGATATCCGTTTCGGTCAAAGACGACCTTCTGTATCCCCTTCTCCAGACATTTCTTGGCGATGAGCTCCCCGACCTTCTTGGCGGCTTCCACGTTTCCCGTCGCCCGAAGGGTTCCCCGGAGCTCCGGACTGAGGGTGGAGGCACTGGCCACGGTCCGGCCCGTGGTATCGACGATGGCCTGGGCATAGATATGCTTCAGGCTCCTGAAGACATTGAGGCGAGGCCGTTCGGCCGTCCCTCGTATCCGGCTTCTGACCCTCCTCTTTCGCTTCCTCCTTGCCAAGATCTTCTTCGGTACCATATCGTTCCGACTTCCTTCTCTTTAGGCTTTCGTCTTGCCGACTTTCTTGCGAATCTTTTCCCCGAGATAGCGAATCCCCTTTCCCTTGTAGGGTTCGGGAGGCTTGATCGCCCGAATTTTGGCAGCGGTATTCCCGACCAGCTCTTTATCCACCCCCCTTACGGTGATCAGGGTCTGTTTCTCCACCTCCATTTTGATCCCTTCCGGAATGGGAAAGAGGACCGGGTGGGAAAACCCGAGGGAGAGCTTGAGGGTGTTGCCTTGGACATCAGCCCGATAGCCCACGCCGACGATCTCCAGTCTCTTTTCAAAACCCTGGGTCACGCCCGTCACCATGTTGGCGATCAGGCTGCGGGTGAGGCCGTGGAGGGCCTTGAGGGTCCTTTCCTCCCGTTCCTTCTGAACCAAGATCTTCCCGCCATCCACCGAGACCAGGATCCCGCGGGGGATGGGAAGGGAGAGCGTCCCTTTGGGCCCCGAGACCTCGATCTTCGATGGGTCATGGGAGACCTTCACATCCTTCGGCAGGGGGATGGGCATTCTTCCGATACGAGACATAGCCACTCCTCACATCCGAATATCGTCGCCTCAGAGGCGGATCCGAAACAGGCCTTCCGAGGAGGGCCAGGCCGCAAGGGACCCCGGCTTCGGATTTTCCTCCTCCGGGCTCCGAATTTCGAGATCACCAGACATAACACAACACCTCACCGCCCACATGGAATTTTCTCGCCCCCTTGTCGGTCAGCACGCCCTTGGAGGTGGAGAGGATGGAGATCCCCAGGCCGCTCATCGGGGAGGGGATTCGATCGGTTCCCACATAGACCCTCCGGCCAGGCTTGCTGATGCGGCGGATGTGGATCAATCCCTTTCGGTTTGCATCGTACTTGAGGACGATGCGGATCACCGGGTGATCCTTTTCCCCTTTCAACACCTTGAAGTGGGTGATGAAGCCCTCCTCCTTCAGGATCTTGGCGATCTCGTGTTTCAACTTGGAGTAGGGGATATCGACGCTTTCGAATCGGGCCTTGGAGGCATTTCGGATGAGCGTGAACATATCGGCCAATGGATCGGTCATCGACATAGAGGACTCCGTTCAGGTTACCAGCTCGCCTTGATCACTCCCGGGATCTCTCCGCGGGAGGCATGTTTTCTGAAACAGAGGCGACACATGCTGAATTTTCGCAGAAACGCCCGAGCCCTTCCGCAGAGAGGGCAACGGTTGTATTGGCGGACCTTGAATTTCTGCTTTCGCTTGGCTTTATTCATCAGGGCTAATCTGGCCAATGGTCTTTCCCCCGTTCGAAGATCGGTGGAGGGCGGGGTCCCTCAAGGCCCGACCCTCCATCGGATTAATTCCTGAAGGGCATCCCGAGCAGCCTCAAGAGCTCTTTCCCCTCCTCGTCGGTCTTGGCGGTGGTGTTGATGACGATGTTCATCCCCTTGACCTTGTCAATCTTGTCGTAATGGATCTCCGGAAAGATGAGCTGCTCCTTGACGCCCAAGGCGAAGTTCCCCCGTCCATCGAAGGATTTCGAGGAGACCCCTTTAAAGTCCCTCACCCTCGGAAGGGCCACGTTGACGAGGCGATTGAAGAATTCATACATCCGGTCCTTCCGGAGGGTGACCCTGACCCCGATGGGCATCCCAGCCCTCAGCTTGAACTGGGCAATCGACTTTTTGGCCTTGGTGATCACCGCCTTCTGCCCAGTGATGAGGGTCAGCTCCTGAACGGCGGAGTCCAGGATCTTGATGTTCTGGATGGCTTCCCCCAATCCCATGTTGATCACGATTTTGTCCAGCCGAGGGACCTCCATCCGGTTCCGGTATTGGAAACGCTTCATCAGGGCCGGGACGACCTGTTCCTGATAGATCTCTTTCAATTTGGGCATCGCATCTCCCTATTTGTCAAAGATTTCACCGCATTTTTTACAGTACCGGACCTTCTTCCCCCCCTCGATGAAACGATGGCCAATCCGCACTGGCTTGTTACACTTTTCGCAGAGAAGCATCACATTCGAGAGGTGGAGGGGGGCCTCCTTTTCGAGGATCCCGCCTCGTTTCTGTTGTCCGTGGGGACGGGTATGGCGTTTGATGAAGTTGATCTTTTCGACGACCACCCTCCCTTTTTCCGGCAAGACCCTCAACACCCGTCCGCTCTTCCCTTTCTCCCGACCGTGGATGACCATGACCAGGTCATTCTTTTTGATATAGCTTCTCGAAGCGACCATGCCCTGTTCCTTTCCACCCTTCAGAGAACCTCTGGGGCGAGCGAGATGATCTTCATGAAACGTTTCGCCCTCAACTCCCTGGCCACCGGCCCAAAGATTCGGGTCCCGATCGGCTCCCCCTGAGGGTTGATCAAAACCGCCGAGTTGTCGTCAAATTTGATGTAGGAGCCATCGGGACGTTTGACCTCCTTTTTGGTCCGGACGATCACGGCCCTGGCCACATCCCCCTTCTTGATCTTGGAGTTGGGCAGAGCATCCTTGACCGAAACGATGATGACATCTCCCAGGGTGGCATATTTCCTTTTGGTTCCCCCGAGGACTTTGATGCACCCCAGGCGTTTGGCTCCCGAATTGTCCGCCACATCAAGAATCGTTCGCATCTGGATCATGGTGAACCCCTCGATGGAAAGGGAGGGCTGGAGGCCATCCCTTTCGACATCCCCCTTTCGGCCTCCGACGAAGATCAGGTGGCCCGTTCG carries:
- a CDS encoding type Z 30S ribosomal protein S14, with product MARLALMNKAKRKQKFKVRQYNRCPLCGRARAFLRKFSMCRLCFRKHASRGEIPGVIKASW
- the rplR gene encoding 50S ribosomal protein L18; translation: MVPKKILARRKRKRRVRSRIRGTAERPRLNVFRSLKHIYAQAIVDTTGRTVASASTLSPELRGTLRATGNVEAAKKVGELIAKKCLEKGIQKVVFDRNGYLYHGRVKALAEAARAGGLIF
- the rplN gene encoding 50S ribosomal protein L14, which translates into the protein MIQMRTILDVADNSGAKRLGCIKVLGGTKRKYATLGDVIIVSVKDALPNSKIKKGDVARAVIVRTKKEVKRPDGSYIKFDDNSAVLINPQGEPIGTRIFGPVARELRAKRFMKIISLAPEVL
- the rplO gene encoding 50S ribosomal protein L15, which codes for MRLSELKPAEGSRKKRKRVGRGPGSGHGKTACKGHKGQRARSGGGPKAGFEGGQMPLQRRLPKRGFRNPFKEKVSIIHLRDLNRFEKDAIVDPERLVAAGLCRKGETIKLLSDGDLEHPMTIRVHRASLAAVKKVEQASGKVEVIRS
- the rplE gene encoding 50S ribosomal protein L5 → MPKLKEIYQEQVVPALMKRFQYRNRMEVPRLDKIVINMGLGEAIQNIKILDSAVQELTLITGQKAVITKAKKSIAQFKLRAGMPIGVRVTLRKDRMYEFFNRLVNVALPRVRDFKGVSSKSFDGRGNFALGVKEQLIFPEIHYDKIDKVKGMNIVINTTAKTDEEGKELLRLLGMPFRN
- the rplX gene encoding 50S ribosomal protein L24 → MVASRSYIKKNDLVMVIHGREKGKSGRVLRVLPEKGRVVVEKINFIKRHTRPHGQQKRGGILEKEAPLHLSNVMLLCEKCNKPVRIGHRFIEGGKKVRYCKKCGEIFDK
- the rpsE gene encoding 30S ribosomal protein S5, which encodes MPKIDPSTLELTDRVVDIRRVAKVVKGGRRFSFSALVVVGDGQGHVGSGMGKANEVPEAIRKAVEHAKRSLIKVPLVNKTIPYEVMGKFGASKVLLKPASEGTGVIAGAAVRAIAESAGIENILTKSLGSNNPYNLVKATMAAISQLKYPEEVLQMRKASKENPS
- the rpmD gene encoding 50S ribosomal protein L30; this encodes MTAQTEGERRIRVRWKRSVIGRPEPQKRIIKALGFKRLNQVRLLPDHPTIRGMIQQVPHLVELIDQGEEA
- the rpsH gene encoding 30S ribosomal protein S8; this translates as MSMTDPLADMFTLIRNASKARFESVDIPYSKLKHEIAKILKEEGFITHFKVLKGEKDHPVIRIVLKYDANRKGLIHIRRISKPGRRVYVGTDRIPSPMSGLGISILSTSKGVLTDKGARKFHVGGEVLCYVW
- the rplF gene encoding 50S ribosomal protein L6 translates to MSRIGRMPIPLPKDVKVSHDPSKIEVSGPKGTLSLPIPRGILVSVDGGKILVQKEREERTLKALHGLTRSLIANMVTGVTQGFEKRLEIVGVGYRADVQGNTLKLSLGFSHPVLFPIPEGIKMEVEKQTLITVRGVDKELVGNTAAKIRAIKPPEPYKGKGIRYLGEKIRKKVGKTKA